In one Sphingomonas sp. S1-29 genomic region, the following are encoded:
- a CDS encoding Uma2 family endonuclease, with amino-acid sequence MAKVALDPAYRRIDVDEFLSMHFGDAKAELEDGLIYMMTGGSQAHARIAGNVYFALRLALRGTGCMPFNSDCAVQTGTQTIRYPDVAVYCGDPGRPANDGKKLLGDPMLIVEVLSSSTASYDQSVKLAEYRELPGTTDILLVDPQQERVRHVRRTATGWVDDWLPSGTDVALPSLATTLPLAQIFARD; translated from the coding sequence ATGGCAAAAGTCGCGCTCGATCCCGCCTATCGCCGCATCGACGTCGACGAATTTCTGTCGATGCATTTCGGCGACGCGAAGGCCGAGCTCGAGGACGGCCTGATCTACATGATGACGGGTGGCAGCCAAGCGCATGCGCGTATTGCGGGCAACGTCTATTTTGCCCTGCGCCTCGCGCTCCGCGGAACGGGTTGCATGCCCTTCAACTCGGACTGTGCGGTCCAGACCGGTACGCAGACCATCCGCTATCCCGACGTCGCGGTCTACTGCGGCGACCCTGGACGCCCTGCCAATGATGGCAAGAAATTGCTCGGCGATCCGATGTTGATCGTCGAAGTGCTGTCGTCATCGACCGCCTCCTACGATCAGAGCGTCAAGCTGGCCGAATATCGCGAATTGCCTGGCACCACCGATATCCTGCTGGTCGATCCCCAACAGGAACGCGTGCGACACGTTCGCCGCACGGCGACCGGCTGGGTAGATGATTGGCTGCCCAGCGGCACCGATGTTGCGCTGCCCTCGCTCGCCACCACGCTGCCGCTTGCCCAGATTTTCGCGCGCGACTGA
- a CDS encoding cupin domain-containing protein: MPKLTLDAFPLTNATGYPPEYAGPVRDRWYRRLGPASGLSQFGVSHVTLKPGACSSQRHWHEGEDEFLVILSGEAILIDDAGEQVMRPGDCASFPAGEANGHMLQNRAPFDCVFVAVGGPGDTDCHYPDIDMHLAAGQGFRHKDGSSF, translated from the coding sequence ATGCCCAAACTCACCCTCGATGCCTTTCCGCTCACCAACGCGACTGGCTACCCGCCCGAATATGCCGGGCCGGTGCGTGACCGGTGGTATCGGCGGCTAGGCCCTGCCAGCGGACTATCGCAATTCGGGGTCAGCCATGTGACGCTAAAGCCCGGCGCGTGCTCGTCACAGCGGCATTGGCACGAGGGCGAGGACGAATTTCTGGTGATCCTGAGCGGCGAAGCGATCCTGATCGACGATGCCGGCGAGCAGGTGATGCGCCCGGGCGATTGCGCTTCGTTCCCGGCGGGGGAGGCGAACGGCCATATGCTGCAGAACCGCGCGCCATTCGATTGCGTGTTCGTCGCGGTTGGCGGACCGGGCGACACCGATTGCCATTATCCCGACATCGATATGCATCTGGCGGCCGGGCAGGGGTTTCGGCACAAAGACGGATCATCATTTTAG
- a CDS encoding VOC family protein: MQPGVTRLNHITLAVTDVARSVAFYRDLLGFSVRAMWADGAYLEVGPLWLCLSRDPQTRTSPHPDYTHIAFSVADGDYAALHKRLIAQCTIWKVDRSEGASTYFLDPDGHKLEVHVGTLESRLSHYREHADERVQLFDVDTPSDGNKA; this comes from the coding sequence ATGCAGCCAGGTGTGACGAGACTGAACCACATCACGCTTGCGGTCACCGACGTCGCGCGGTCGGTAGCATTTTATCGTGACCTTCTGGGCTTTTCGGTGCGTGCGATGTGGGCCGATGGCGCCTATTTGGAAGTGGGACCGCTTTGGCTTTGCCTGTCTCGCGATCCGCAGACGCGAACATCGCCGCACCCGGATTACACTCACATTGCCTTCAGCGTGGCGGACGGGGATTACGCGGCGCTGCATAAGCGCCTGATCGCACAATGCACAATCTGGAAGGTCGATCGGAGCGAAGGCGCCTCAACCTATTTTCTCGATCCCGACGGGCATAAGCTTGAGGTCCATGTAGGCACGCTCGAATCGAGGCTGTCTCACTACCGCGAGCATGCGGATGAGCGGGTACAGCTGTTCGACGTGGACACCCCTTCTGATGGCAATAAAGCCTGA
- a CDS encoding head GIN domain-containing protein yields the protein MDDGLTAALAALMLAACSGGSVDGDDGEAAGPQAQRSFTLSGFDKVDLAGPDNVRVMTGSAFSVRAEGPQDVIDKLKLEVVDGTLRVGRERSSNWKWGRNPRATVTVTLPNATGASVSGAGGLTLDRGTGDFTATISGAGDLAVGRIDGGNVTLKLSGTGDIAAAGVARTLNASVSGAGSIRAEELVARQGKVSLSGVGDVAVRIDGPAQVSVSGVGSARLGPNSVCTTRKSGVGSVECGSGGR from the coding sequence ATGGACGACGGTTTGACAGCAGCGTTGGCGGCCCTGATGCTTGCCGCCTGTTCGGGCGGCAGCGTCGACGGCGATGACGGTGAAGCCGCGGGCCCACAGGCACAGCGCAGCTTCACCTTGTCGGGGTTCGACAAGGTCGATCTCGCCGGCCCCGACAATGTCCGCGTGATGACCGGCAGCGCCTTTTCGGTGCGCGCCGAAGGTCCGCAGGACGTGATCGACAAGCTGAAGCTCGAAGTCGTCGACGGCACGTTGCGCGTCGGGCGCGAGCGCAGCTCGAACTGGAAATGGGGCCGCAACCCGCGCGCCACCGTCACCGTCACCTTGCCCAACGCCACCGGCGCGAGCGTCAGCGGCGCGGGCGGCCTCACCCTCGACCGCGGCACCGGCGATTTCACCGCGACGATCAGTGGTGCGGGCGATCTCGCGGTCGGACGGATCGACGGCGGCAACGTCACGCTCAAGCTGTCAGGCACCGGCGATATCGCCGCAGCGGGCGTCGCACGCACGCTCAACGCCAGCGTATCGGGCGCGGGGAGCATCCGTGCCGAGGAACTCGTGGCGCGCCAGGGCAAGGTGAGCCTGTCGGGGGTCGGCGATGTCGCGGTGCGGATCGATGGCCCCGCACAGGTATCGGTATCGGGCGTCGGATCGGCACGCCTCGGTCCAAATTCGGTGTGCACCACGCGCAAGAGCGGCGTCGGCAGCGTCGAGTGCGGTAGCGGCGGTCGCTGA
- a CDS encoding trimeric intracellular cation channel family protein yields MPPALPIAPLLPLLDWFAIATFAASGAIAAARAQQTFVTAAFFALITGVGGGTVRDLLIGAPVFWVHDPLLATICLGAALLVWMTPERWWRGNTLDWLDAVGLAAYAVFGAAKAFRLGVPPVPAILMGVITACVGGIIRDVLAGEPSILMRPELYVTAAALAAGLYVGIVALGAPSIVASSVAVTAGFALRAAAIHFRLALPSYRGKR; encoded by the coding sequence ATGCCTCCCGCCCTTCCCATCGCCCCCCTCCTCCCGCTGCTCGACTGGTTCGCGATCGCCACCTTCGCGGCATCGGGCGCGATCGCAGCGGCGCGCGCGCAGCAGACCTTCGTGACTGCGGCATTCTTCGCGCTCATCACCGGGGTGGGTGGCGGGACGGTGCGCGATCTGTTGATCGGCGCGCCGGTATTCTGGGTGCATGATCCGCTGCTCGCGACGATCTGCCTCGGCGCGGCGTTGCTGGTGTGGATGACGCCCGAGCGCTGGTGGCGCGGCAATACGCTCGACTGGCTCGATGCGGTCGGGCTGGCCGCCTATGCGGTGTTCGGCGCGGCCAAGGCCTTTCGGCTCGGCGTTCCGCCGGTCCCGGCGATCCTGATGGGGGTGATCACTGCGTGCGTGGGCGGCATCATTCGCGACGTGCTGGCGGGCGAACCGTCGATCCTGATGCGCCCCGAACTCTATGTTACCGCCGCCGCGCTGGCCGCAGGGCTGTATGTCGGAATCGTCGCGCTCGGCGCCCCCAGCATCGTCGCGTCGAGCGTCGCGGTAACCGCGGGCTTCGCACTCCGCGCAGCAGCCATCCACTTTCGCCTCGCGCTGCCCTCGTATCGCGGCAAACGCTGA
- the sppA gene encoding signal peptide peptidase SppA, with protein MKLVRGAWKLLVGIKDGLVLLAMLLFFGLIFAALSARPNAAAITNGALLVDLSGTIVEQPEESDPFATLAGGDVAKQHRLRDVIRALDTAQSDTRVKAVVLDMDSFMGGYPAAVSQLAEAVGRVRQSGKPVLAFATAYSDDSYLVAANASEIWMDPFGGTLFSGPGGSQLYYKGLIDRLGINAHIYRVGTYKAAVEPYTRADQSPEARAANQALYGAIFSQWQEAVQKARPKARVAEFVARPDTLVTAANGDIARANLTAGLIDKLGDRTSFGKRVAELAGADAGKPAGNFKTIKLASWLAANPLPTSGDAIGVITVAGTIIDGKAGPGTAAGDTISNLLLKGLAEKKLKALVVRVDSPGGSVLASEKIRQAILQAKAKGLPVVVSMGGLAASGGYWVSTPGDVIFAEPNTITGSIGIFGVIPTFENAITKIGVTADGIATTPLSGQPDLFRGTNAAVDTILQSSIENGYRRFLTLVSQSRKLPVARVNQIAQGRVWDGGTARQLGLVDRFGSLPDAIAEAARLAKLDPVKVRPVYLEKEPGFAAQLAAMFAQSGDEEAGEGEVARDIFARMAAERRGVFAQAIGDMRMLAKGPAMQARCIECAGMGPGVASREDARIAAFLIERTLP; from the coding sequence GTGAAGCTGGTACGCGGCGCTTGGAAATTGCTGGTGGGCATCAAGGACGGGCTGGTCCTGCTCGCGATGCTGCTGTTCTTCGGCCTGATCTTCGCCGCCTTGTCGGCGCGGCCCAACGCCGCAGCGATCACCAATGGCGCGCTGCTGGTCGACCTGAGCGGCACGATCGTCGAACAGCCCGAGGAAAGCGATCCGTTCGCGACGCTGGCGGGCGGCGACGTCGCCAAGCAGCATCGGCTGCGCGACGTGATCCGCGCGCTCGACACCGCGCAGAGCGATACGCGGGTGAAGGCGGTCGTGCTCGACATGGACAGCTTCATGGGGGGCTATCCCGCCGCGGTGTCGCAGCTCGCCGAAGCGGTCGGGCGGGTACGCCAAAGCGGCAAGCCGGTGCTGGCGTTCGCCACCGCCTATTCGGACGACAGCTATCTGGTCGCAGCCAACGCCAGCGAAATCTGGATGGATCCGTTCGGCGGCACATTGTTCAGCGGTCCGGGCGGTTCGCAGCTTTATTATAAGGGGTTGATCGACCGGCTGGGGATCAACGCGCATATCTATCGCGTCGGCACCTACAAGGCCGCGGTCGAACCCTATACCCGCGCGGATCAGTCGCCCGAGGCGCGCGCCGCCAACCAGGCGCTGTACGGCGCGATCTTCAGCCAGTGGCAGGAAGCGGTGCAGAAGGCGCGGCCCAAGGCGCGCGTCGCCGAGTTCGTCGCACGGCCCGATACGCTGGTGACCGCCGCCAATGGCGACATCGCGCGCGCCAACCTGACCGCGGGGCTGATCGACAAGCTCGGCGACCGCACCAGCTTCGGCAAGCGGGTCGCCGAACTGGCGGGCGCCGATGCCGGCAAGCCTGCGGGCAATTTCAAGACGATCAAGCTGGCGAGCTGGCTGGCGGCGAACCCGTTGCCGACCAGCGGCGACGCGATCGGCGTGATCACGGTCGCTGGGACGATCATCGACGGCAAGGCCGGCCCGGGAACCGCGGCGGGTGACACGATTTCGAACCTGCTGCTGAAGGGGCTGGCCGAAAAGAAGCTCAAGGCGCTGGTCGTCCGCGTCGATTCGCCGGGCGGATCGGTGCTGGCATCGGAAAAGATCCGCCAGGCGATCCTGCAGGCCAAGGCCAAGGGGCTCCCGGTGGTGGTGTCGATGGGCGGGCTCGCCGCGTCGGGTGGCTATTGGGTATCGACCCCCGGCGACGTGATCTTCGCCGAACCCAACACGATCACCGGATCGATCGGCATCTTCGGGGTCATCCCGACCTTCGAGAACGCGATCACCAAGATCGGCGTGACCGCCGACGGGATCGCAACGACGCCGTTGTCGGGGCAGCCCGACCTTTTCCGCGGCACCAACGCCGCGGTCGACACGATCCTGCAATCGTCGATCGAGAATGGCTATCGGCGGTTCCTGACCCTGGTGTCGCAGTCGCGCAAGCTGCCGGTCGCGCGGGTGAACCAGATCGCACAGGGACGCGTCTGGGACGGCGGCACCGCACGCCAGCTGGGGCTGGTCGATCGTTTCGGCAGCCTGCCCGATGCGATCGCCGAGGCAGCGCGGCTGGCGAAGCTCGATCCGGTGAAGGTGCGTCCGGTCTATCTCGAAAAGGAGCCGGGTTTCGCGGCGCAGCTGGCGGCGATGTTCGCGCAATCGGGTGACGAGGAAGCCGGCGAGGGCGAGGTCGCACGCGACATCTTCGCGCGGATGGCGGCCGAGCGGCGCGGGGTGTTCGCGCAGGCGATCGGCGACATGCGGATGCTGGCCAAGGGGCCGGCGATGCAGGCGCGCTGCATCGAATGCGCCGGCATGGGGCCTGGGGTCGCGTCGCGCGAGGATGCGCGGATCGCGGCCTTCCTCATTGAGCGCACGCTGCCATGA
- a CDS encoding GNAT family N-acetyltransferase encodes MIAIRAAEAGDAAAIAAIYAPFVIGGTVSFETEAPDTRAMRVRITASDGYYPWLVATNGGEGGGGVLGYAYAGRWRDRPAYRYVVETSIYLAGEAQQRGTGRLLYEALIDTLRAQGFTQAIGVLALPNDASITLHEQMGFRRAGVYREVGYKFGRWIDVGYWQCELNDSAVPPVEPRAFKDVGVVRG; translated from the coding sequence ATGATCGCGATCCGGGCAGCCGAAGCCGGCGATGCCGCGGCGATCGCCGCGATCTACGCACCCTTTGTGATCGGCGGCACCGTGTCGTTCGAGACCGAGGCACCCGATACCCGCGCGATGCGCGTCCGGATCACCGCGAGCGACGGCTATTATCCCTGGCTGGTGGCGACCAATGGCGGCGAAGGCGGCGGCGGGGTGCTGGGCTATGCCTATGCCGGTCGCTGGCGCGATCGGCCGGCGTATCGCTATGTCGTCGAAACCTCGATCTACCTGGCGGGCGAGGCGCAGCAGCGCGGCACCGGGCGGCTGTTGTACGAGGCGCTGATCGACACGCTGCGCGCGCAGGGCTTCACCCAGGCGATCGGCGTGCTGGCGCTGCCCAATGACGCATCGATCACGTTGCACGAGCAGATGGGGTTCCGCCGCGCGGGAGTGTATCGCGAGGTCGGCTACAAGTTCGGGCGCTGGATCGATGTCGGCTATTGGCAGTGCGAGCTCAACGACAGCGCCGTGCCACCGGTCGAGCCGCGCGCGTTCAAGGATGTGGGCGTCGTTCGGGGGTAA
- a CDS encoding head GIN domain-containing protein: MNHILLAAALLSTLPAPAHAEDRRVMVTGFDSIRVEGPFDVELRTGGATGATISGEARTLDGVAVRVEDRVLVVSANPNGWGGWPDARAATPRIVATAPAIRSATLVGNGRLAIDRMASQQVTIDMSGSGSLRVAAIAADEFRATLTGAGSLEVRGTTARARFASNGANRIDAAGLAVRDLTVLSQSPSESSFAASETANVTAAGLGQVTVSGKAACTVAGPGPVICGNRTQ; this comes from the coding sequence ATGAACCACATCCTGCTCGCCGCCGCCTTGCTGTCGACCTTGCCAGCGCCCGCGCATGCCGAGGATAGGCGGGTCATGGTCACGGGGTTCGACTCGATCCGCGTCGAGGGCCCCTTCGATGTCGAGCTGCGAACCGGAGGCGCTACCGGCGCGACGATCAGCGGCGAAGCCCGCACGCTCGACGGCGTCGCGGTCCGTGTCGAAGACCGGGTGCTGGTGGTCAGCGCCAATCCCAATGGCTGGGGCGGCTGGCCCGATGCGCGCGCCGCGACGCCGCGGATCGTCGCCACCGCGCCCGCGATCCGCAGCGCGACGCTGGTCGGCAACGGCCGGCTGGCGATCGATCGCATGGCAAGCCAGCAGGTGACGATCGACATGTCGGGATCGGGGTCGTTGCGCGTCGCCGCGATCGCCGCCGACGAATTCCGCGCGACGCTCACCGGCGCCGGATCGCTCGAGGTACGCGGCACCACCGCACGCGCGCGCTTCGCATCGAACGGCGCCAACCGGATCGACGCCGCGGGCCTCGCGGTGCGCGATCTGACGGTGCTTTCGCAAAGCCCGAGCGAAAGCAGCTTTGCGGCGAGCGAGACCGCCAACGTCACCGCCGCGGGGCTGGGTCAGGTCACCGTATCGGGCAAAGCCGCCTGCACCGTTGCGGGCCCGGGCCCCGTCATCTGCGGCAATCGCACCCAGTAG
- a CDS encoding CarD family transcriptional regulator: MAAKALSFDVGDYVVYPKHGVGRVIELQKQEIAGMQLELYVLRFEKERMTLRVPTNKAESVGMRKLSSDKTLREAMETLKGKPKVKRTMWSRRAQEYEAKINSGDLVSIAEVVRDLFRADDQPEQSYSERQIFEAAASRLARELAAMEEVDEPKALEKILDVLRAAAAIYNKDKAEA; this comes from the coding sequence ATGGCTGCCAAGGCGCTGTCCTTCGACGTCGGTGATTATGTCGTTTATCCAAAGCACGGCGTCGGCCGTGTGATCGAACTGCAAAAGCAGGAAATCGCAGGCATGCAGCTCGAGCTGTACGTGCTGCGCTTCGAAAAGGAGCGCATGACGCTGCGCGTTCCTACCAACAAGGCCGAGAGCGTCGGCATGCGCAAGCTGTCGAGCGACAAGACGCTGCGCGAGGCGATGGAAACGCTCAAGGGCAAGCCCAAGGTCAAGCGCACCATGTGGTCGCGCCGCGCGCAGGAATATGAAGCCAAGATCAATTCGGGCGACCTGGTGTCGATCGCCGAAGTGGTCCGCGACCTGTTCCGTGCCGATGACCAGCCCGAGCAAAGCTATTCGGAGCGCCAAATCTTCGAAGCCGCCGCCAGCCGCCTCGCGCGCGAACTCGCCGCGATGGAAGAGGTCGACGAGCCCAAGGCGCTCGAGAAAATCCTCGACGTGCTGCGCGCAGCGGCTGCGATCTACAACAAGGACAAGGCCGAGGCCTGA
- the lpdA gene encoding dihydrolipoyl dehydrogenase yields MAEYDFDVLVIGSGPGGYVAAIRAAQLGLRTACVEGRETLGGTCLNVGCIPSKAMLHASELFAEASHGALAKFGVEIEGVKLNLDQMHAEKAKAVGELTGGIAFLFKKNKVEWIKGYATFEDSSTVRVGDRTITARDIVIATGSSVTPLPGVEIDNDAGIVVDSTGALALPKVPEHLVVIGGGVIGLELGSVWLRLGAKVTVVEYVDQILPGFDEEVRKESAKIFKKQGFELKTSTKVTGVTVEGGKATVTTEPAAGGEATTIQADAVLVSIGRRPNTDKLGLDKIGLEVNQRGQIEINHDFSTKVDGVWAIGDCVPGLMLAHKAEDEGVAVAENIAGNTGIINHDVIPSVVYTMPEIAGVGLTEEAARKHGEIKVGKFPFAANSRAKTNRDTDGFVKVIADAKTDRVLGVHIISSLAGTMIAQAAQAMEFGATSEDIALTCHAHPTHAEALKEAAMAVQGKPIHI; encoded by the coding sequence ATGGCTGAATACGACTTCGACGTTCTGGTGATCGGCTCCGGCCCCGGCGGCTATGTCGCGGCGATCCGTGCGGCACAGCTTGGGCTTCGCACCGCATGCGTCGAGGGACGCGAGACGCTGGGCGGCACCTGCCTCAACGTCGGCTGCATCCCGTCCAAGGCGATGCTCCACGCATCCGAATTGTTCGCCGAAGCCAGCCATGGCGCGCTCGCCAAGTTCGGCGTTGAGATCGAGGGGGTGAAGCTCAACCTCGACCAGATGCACGCCGAAAAGGCCAAGGCGGTCGGCGAGCTGACCGGCGGCATCGCCTTCCTGTTCAAGAAGAACAAGGTCGAGTGGATCAAGGGCTATGCGACGTTCGAGGACAGCTCGACCGTCCGCGTCGGCGATCGCACGATCACCGCGCGCGACATCGTCATCGCCACCGGCTCGTCGGTCACCCCGCTGCCCGGCGTCGAGATCGACAATGACGCCGGCATCGTCGTCGATTCGACCGGCGCGCTCGCGCTCCCCAAGGTGCCCGAGCATCTGGTGGTGATCGGCGGCGGCGTCATCGGCCTAGAGCTTGGCAGCGTGTGGCTGCGCCTCGGTGCCAAGGTCACCGTGGTCGAATATGTCGACCAGATCCTCCCCGGCTTCGACGAGGAAGTCCGCAAGGAATCGGCCAAGATCTTCAAAAAGCAGGGCTTCGAGCTGAAGACCTCGACCAAGGTCACCGGCGTCACCGTCGAGGGCGGCAAGGCGACCGTCACCACCGAACCCGCCGCCGGCGGCGAAGCGACGACGATCCAGGCCGACGCCGTGCTGGTTTCGATCGGTCGCCGCCCCAACACCGACAAGCTCGGGCTCGACAAGATCGGGCTCGAGGTAAACCAGCGCGGCCAGATCGAGATCAACCACGACTTCTCGACCAAGGTCGACGGCGTCTGGGCGATCGGCGATTGCGTCCCCGGCCTGATGCTCGCGCACAAGGCCGAGGACGAAGGCGTCGCGGTGGCCGAGAATATCGCGGGCAACACCGGCATCATCAACCATGACGTGATCCCCAGCGTCGTCTACACCATGCCCGAAATCGCCGGCGTCGGCCTGACCGAGGAAGCCGCGCGCAAGCATGGCGAGATCAAGGTCGGCAAATTCCCCTTCGCCGCCAACAGCCGCGCCAAGACCAACCGCGACACCGACGGCTTCGTCAAGGTGATCGCCGACGCCAAGACCGATCGCGTGCTCGGCGTCCACATCATCTCGTCGCTGGCGGGCACGATGATCGCACAGGCCGCACAGGCGATGGAATTCGGCGCAACCTCCGAAGACATCGCCCTGACCTGCCACGCGCATCCAACCCACGCCGAAGCTCTGAAGGAAGCCGCGATGGCGGTACAGGGCAAGCCGATCCACATCTGA
- the groL gene encoding chaperonin GroEL (60 kDa chaperone family; promotes refolding of misfolded polypeptides especially under stressful conditions; forms two stacked rings of heptamers to form a barrel-shaped 14mer; ends can be capped by GroES; misfolded proteins enter the barrel where they are refolded when GroES binds) translates to MASKDVKFGRDARERILRGVDILADAVKVTLGPKGRNVVIDKSFGAPRITKDGVTVAKEIELKDKFENMGAQMVREVASKTNDIAGDGTTTATVLAQAIVREGMKSVAAGMNPMDLKRGVDLAVTKVVADLQSRSKPVSGSAEIAQVGIISANGDREVGEKIAEAMEKVGKEGVITVEEAKGLEFELDVVEGMQFDRGYLSPYFITNPEKMSVELNDPYILIHEKKLSNLQAMLPILEAVVQSGRPLLIIAEDIEGEALATLVVNKLRGGLKVAAVKAPGFGDRRKAMLEDIAVLTKGEVVSEDLGIKLETVTLGMLGTAKRVTIDKDNTVIVDGAGEADAIKGRTDAIRQQIEVTTSDYDREKLQERLAKLAGGVAVIKVGGASEVEVKERKDRVDDALHATRAAVEEGIVPGGGTALLYATKALEGVNGANEDQTRGVDIVRKALTSLVRQIAANAGHDGAVVSGKLLDQSDTSFGFNASTDTYENLVSAGVIDPTKVVRTALQNAASVAGLLITTEAAVSELPDDKPAMPMGGGGGMGGMGGMDF, encoded by the coding sequence ATGGCATCCAAGGACGTAAAATTCGGCCGCGACGCGCGTGAGCGCATTCTCCGCGGCGTCGACATCCTGGCCGACGCGGTCAAGGTAACGCTGGGGCCAAAGGGCCGCAACGTCGTGATCGACAAGTCGTTCGGCGCGCCGCGCATCACCAAGGACGGCGTCACCGTCGCCAAGGAAATCGAACTCAAGGACAAGTTCGAGAACATGGGCGCGCAGATGGTCCGCGAAGTCGCTTCGAAGACCAACGACATCGCCGGCGACGGCACCACCACCGCGACCGTGCTTGCCCAGGCGATCGTTCGCGAAGGCATGAAGTCGGTTGCCGCCGGCATGAACCCGATGGACCTGAAGCGCGGCGTCGATCTGGCCGTCACCAAGGTGGTGGCCGATCTGCAGTCGCGTTCGAAGCCCGTTTCGGGTTCGGCCGAAATCGCCCAGGTCGGGATCATCTCGGCCAATGGCGACCGTGAAGTCGGCGAGAAGATTGCCGAAGCCATGGAAAAGGTCGGCAAGGAAGGCGTGATCACCGTCGAGGAAGCCAAGGGTCTCGAATTCGAGCTCGATGTCGTCGAGGGCATGCAGTTCGACCGCGGCTACCTGTCGCCTTACTTCATCACGAACCCTGAGAAGATGTCGGTCGAACTCAACGATCCGTACATTCTGATCCACGAGAAGAAGCTGTCGAACCTGCAGGCGATGCTCCCGATCCTGGAAGCAGTCGTCCAGTCGGGTCGTCCGCTGCTGATCATCGCCGAGGACATCGAAGGCGAAGCATTGGCGACCCTGGTGGTCAACAAGCTGCGCGGCGGCCTGAAGGTCGCAGCGGTCAAGGCACCGGGCTTTGGCGATCGTCGCAAGGCGATGCTCGAGGACATCGCGGTCCTGACCAAGGGCGAAGTCGTTTCGGAAGATCTCGGCATCAAGCTCGAGACCGTCACGCTCGGCATGCTCGGCACCGCCAAGCGCGTCACGATCGACAAGGACAACACGGTCATCGTCGATGGCGCGGGTGAAGCCGATGCGATCAAGGGCCGCACCGATGCGATCCGTCAGCAGATCGAGGTCACGACCTCGGACTATGACCGTGAGAAGCTGCAGGAGCGTCTGGCCAAGCTGGCCGGCGGCGTTGCAGTCATCAAGGTCGGCGGCGCTTCGGAAGTCGAAGTCAAGGAGCGCAAGGACCGCGTCGACGACGCACTGCACGCAACCCGCGCAGCCGTCGAAGAGGGCATCGTCCCCGGTGGCGGCACCGCACTCCTCTATGCCACCAAGGCACTTGAGGGCGTCAACGGCGCGAACGAGGACCAGACCCGCGGCGTGGACATCGTCCGCAAGGCACTGACCTCGCTGGTTCGCCAGATCGCGGCGAACGCCGGCCATGACGGCGCAGTGGTTTCGGGCAAGCTGCTCGACCAGAGCGACACGTCGTTCGGCTTCAACGCATCGACCGATACCTATGAGAACCTGGTATCTGCCGGCGTGATCGATCCGACCAAGGTCGTCCGCACCGCGCTGCAGAATGCGGCATCGGTCGCAGGCCTGCTCATCACCACCGAAGCGGCGGTGAGCGAATTGCCCGACGACAAGCCCGCAATGCCCATGGGCGGCGGCGGCGGCATGGGCGGCATGGGCGGCATGGACTTCTGA
- the groES gene encoding co-chaperone GroES, with amino-acid sequence MNFRPLHDRVLVRRVEAEEKTAGGIIIPDTAKEKPQEGEVVAAGTGARNDTGDIHPLEVKAGDKILFGKWSGTEVKVNGEDLLIMKESDILGIVEA; translated from the coding sequence ATGAACTTTCGTCCCTTGCACGATCGCGTTCTCGTTCGCCGCGTCGAAGCCGAAGAGAAGACCGCCGGCGGCATCATCATCCCCGACACCGCCAAGGAAAAGCCCCAAGAGGGTGAAGTCGTCGCAGCCGGCACCGGCGCGCGCAACGACACCGGCGACATCCACCCGCTCGAGGTGAAGGCCGGCGACAAGATCCTGTTCGGCAAATGGTCGGGCACCGAGGTCAAGGTGAACGGCGAAGACCTGCTCATCATGAAGGAAAGCGACATTCTGGGCATCGTCGAGGCCTGA